The Zetaproteobacteria bacterium genomic interval CACCCGTGCCCGCCACCGGCTCACCCTGAGCTGGGCTGCGCACCGCAGCACTTCCCGACGCGGAGAGGCACGGCGGCCGTCGCGCTTCCTGCAGGAGATCGACCATGAGGCACTCTGCTTCGTCGACCGCGATCCCGATTCGGAGGAGGCGGTGGCCGAGGCGGAGGCCCACATGGCCGAGATCCGCCGCCGCCTGGGGCTTGCCTGATCGATCTTCGATCCCCGTCGAGCAAAAAGCCCATGGACGGGCTTGTTGCGATTCGATCAATCTTGACGGCTTCGCAAGAAGCCGGCAACCGCGGCCAGGACGGCCGCGCAAATCCGGAGGTTGCGCATGCAACCGACGGATTTGTAAGGGGATCGAAGACCGCGCTCTTCGATCCCCGTCGAGCAAAAAGCCCATGGACGGGCTTGTTGCGATTCGATCAATCTTGACCTTTCAGCATGGAGTTTCAGAATGCGGCTGATACGGTCGCCCGCGACCGCCACACCCCGCCCGAAGGAGTCTCCGCCATGCGCCTGAACAATCGCGGTCGGTATGCCGTCTCCGCCATCCTCGAGCTGGCCGTCGACCCGGACAACCATCCGCGCAGCCTGAGTTCCATCGCCAGAAACCAGGCGATCTCCACCTCCTACCTCGAGCAGATCTTCCGTCAGTTGCGCGAGGCGGGGCTGGTCACATCGGTGCTCGGCGCCCGC includes:
- a CDS encoding Rrf2 family transcriptional regulator, coding for MEFQNAADTVARDRHTPPEGVSAMRLNNRGRYAVSAILELAVDPDNHPRSLSSIARNQAISTSYLEQIFRQLREAGLVTSVLGARGGYRLSRAADRITVSDVLLAVDEQLTTKGCKDDGITHCRLEGPCNCHRLWSAVDTLFRKALHKVTLQDVLDGTINLPQVD